Proteins from one Phoenix dactylifera cultivar Barhee BC4 unplaced genomic scaffold, palm_55x_up_171113_PBpolish2nd_filt_p 000334F, whole genome shotgun sequence genomic window:
- the LOC103718466 gene encoding ubiquitin-conjugating enzyme E2 11-like, whose product MANKRIQKELQDLQRDPPTSCSAGPAGEDLFHWQATIMGPAESPYAGGVFFVMIHFPPDYPFKPPKVNFQTKVYHPNINSNGSICLDILKEQWSPALTISKVLLSICSLLTDPNPDDPLVPEIAHIYKNQRSRYEETARAWTQKYAMG is encoded by the exons ATGGCTAACAAACGTATTCAGAAGGAGCTTCAGGATCTGCAAAGAGATCCTCCAACATCATGCAGTGCAGGGCCTGCTGGGGAGGATCTGTTCCACTGGCAAGCAACAATCATGGGTCCTGCAGAGAGCCCCTATGCTGGAGGAGTGTTCTTTGTTATGATTCATTTCCCACCTGACTATCCATTTAAGCCTCCAAAGGTCAACTTTCAGACTAAG GTTTACCACCCAAACATCAACTCCAATGGCAGCATATGCCTCGACATCCTCAAGGAACAGTGGAGCCCTGCTCTGACCATTTCaaaggttctcctttccatctgCTCTCTTCTCACTGACCCGAACCCAGACGACCCTCTTGTCCCTGAGATTGCCCATATTTACAAGAATCAGAGATCCCGTTACGAGGAGACAGCCAGAGCATGGACTCAGAAGTATGCCATGGGCTGA